The following coding sequences are from one Paenibacillus sp. FSL R5-0912 window:
- a CDS encoding extracellular solute-binding protein produces the protein MFKGMAGRKVTLVCCLSLLLSFSLLSACSEDNSTPSDTSGEKPSISILAPLHFPQTPSKDLIAEIERLTGTQLNITWVPEGVYTDKMNTALTNGALGKVTFVKFTDYNPVKNMIRSDAFWEIGPYLEEFPNLRQLDASILKQTTVDGGIYGLYTERPASRQGIIIRKDWLEHLHLSHPGTLDELYEVMKQFTYNDPDGNGKADTLGLVDRNDLVYGVFKTLSSYFGTPNNWKIENNRFIPEFATSEYMDTMNFMRKLYNEGIINQDFALTSKEVQRDKFIRGTAGIFIGSMTDVQRLSIEAKAINPKAELTLINRIKGPDGYKVWSIPKYNGLYLFSKKAIATEQELKQVLGFFDRTMDKDVANLMVYGFEGRHYQLDGEGKVILPEETSQLRVFEVNPLYSLMIADIGNNNIMEVAQKEQLTALADQLSQDNEQFLVDDPTVRLTSATYDEKNAELSAIIVDATYNYILGKIDADGFASEVEKWQTSGGSMIIQEYMEAEAQARASEIN, from the coding sequence ATGTTCAAAGGAATGGCGGGCAGGAAGGTGACTCTTGTATGCTGCTTAAGTCTATTACTCTCGTTCAGTTTGTTAAGCGCTTGCAGTGAGGATAACTCTACCCCTTCAGATACTTCCGGGGAGAAACCGTCTATCTCGATTCTGGCACCGCTGCATTTCCCGCAAACGCCTTCCAAGGATCTTATCGCCGAGATTGAGAGATTGACCGGAACGCAGCTGAATATTACCTGGGTGCCGGAGGGCGTATACACGGACAAAATGAATACGGCGCTGACCAACGGTGCCCTCGGCAAAGTTACATTTGTCAAATTCACCGATTATAATCCGGTCAAGAATATGATCCGTTCCGACGCTTTTTGGGAGATTGGCCCGTACTTGGAGGAGTTCCCGAATCTGCGCCAGCTGGATGCTTCTATCCTTAAGCAGACCACAGTGGACGGGGGGATTTATGGCCTCTATACGGAAAGACCCGCTTCCAGGCAGGGAATTATTATCCGTAAGGACTGGCTGGAGCATCTGCACCTGAGTCACCCGGGGACACTGGATGAGCTGTACGAGGTGATGAAGCAGTTCACCTATAATGATCCGGACGGGAACGGCAAAGCGGATACCCTCGGACTGGTAGACCGGAATGACCTGGTGTACGGGGTATTCAAGACGTTAAGCTCCTATTTCGGCACGCCGAATAACTGGAAGATTGAGAACAACCGGTTCATTCCGGAATTCGCCACCTCTGAATACATGGACACCATGAATTTCATGCGCAAATTATATAACGAGGGGATTATCAACCAGGATTTCGCCCTGACGAGCAAGGAGGTACAGCGGGATAAGTTCATCCGCGGGACGGCAGGGATATTCATCGGGAGTATGACAGACGTGCAGCGGCTCTCCATTGAGGCCAAGGCCATTAACCCCAAGGCGGAGCTTACCCTCATTAACCGGATCAAGGGGCCGGACGGGTACAAGGTATGGTCGATTCCCAAGTACAACGGCCTGTATCTTTTCTCCAAAAAAGCCATTGCCACAGAGCAGGAACTGAAACAGGTACTCGGGTTCTTTGACCGTACGATGGATAAGGATGTAGCCAACCTGATGGTGTACGGCTTCGAGGGCCGGCATTATCAGCTCGATGGGGAGGGGAAGGTGATCCTTCCAGAGGAAACCTCCCAGCTGCGCGTATTCGAGGTGAATCCGCTCTATTCCCTGATGATTGCCGATATCGGCAACAATAATATTATGGAGGTCGCGCAGAAGGAGCAGCTGACGGCCCTTGCCGACCAGCTCAGCCAGGATAATGAGCAGTTCCTGGTCGATGACCCGACAGTACGTTTAACCTCCGCTACTTATGATGAGAAGAACGCCGAGCTGTCAGCCATTATCGTGGATGCTACCTATAATTATATTCTGGGCAAGATCGATGCGGACGGCTTCGCCAGTGAGGTCGAGAAATGGCAGACCAGCGGCGGCAGTATGATTATCCAGGAATATATGGAGGCGGAGGCTCAGGCGCGGGCTAGCGAGATTAATTGA
- a CDS encoding AraC family transcriptional regulator, with amino-acid sequence MKHLSFLSKLTMFAFAISILPVLFIGSFSYFTSSKEIQKNVNKSKMELILQITSNVEHKLTTVNQTLNQVVNSSVLKKALNNPLNVTDFILYNDIRNEIRNMQSFDTKLEDVILLNQRQNWMIKNSGLYRLNEYQNYEQLTNLMNIQGTSSWVLNPSSLFYSEESINVTGCNYSISLIKKLPTTKLQKYGLAMANIPACSLQDFINSDVQPLDSIIMLDESGRILLHPDRNLIGQPAEAGGFTGFQRIAAAAEPSGQFKTEINKEDYSITYMRSPLNGWIYLSVTSIESLTRESGKIGTYTVVVCTFMLLLSVLLAWLGSRRMYTPIERLLNQMGQRRPGLRARHTDEFQLIGEQVHSLFQSKSQLEKEVSQYIGQVRTFFLIQAFQGNLRKRELLEELEQYGYRKQVEEWKTMAVITLSIDFSEESSYEKKDLNLLLFAAHNMTQELVSEDNRLTPVMMGHALATVIGSSDGNTESFHRTLYALTEKLQQEINNYLKLQVSIGLSLPFHSFDKMSIAYREGLEALKHRITLGKGIIIQYENINSGKHYLNLNYPTHTENDLMDAIKLADCDKAKELLHKLFKCIFALGLSPQEYQIPLTRLLNNTLIMMQESGITLNQIYHANGSLFEELTDLHIVAEIEDWFWTIVIQPVIAIFHSRQNAQYHNISEKLIDIVQHEYDKDLTLEECASRLHYNANYISSVFRKETQYYFSDYLTMYRFKMAKKWLEETDMPVKDIASRLRYNNSQNFIRSFRKQEGMTPGQYRDNFSSRPKAVPDDY; translated from the coding sequence GTGAAACATTTAAGCTTTCTGAGTAAATTAACGATGTTCGCTTTTGCCATCAGCATCCTGCCGGTGCTGTTCATTGGTTCTTTCTCTTATTTCACATCCTCCAAGGAAATTCAAAAAAATGTTAACAAAAGCAAAATGGAACTTATTTTACAAATTACCTCAAATGTAGAACATAAGCTTACCACTGTCAACCAGACCTTGAATCAGGTAGTGAACTCCTCTGTGCTGAAAAAAGCGCTCAATAACCCGCTAAATGTAACCGATTTCATTTTATATAATGACATAAGAAATGAAATCCGCAACATGCAATCTTTCGATACGAAGCTGGAGGATGTCATTCTATTAAATCAGCGGCAGAACTGGATGATCAAGAATTCCGGACTCTACCGCCTGAATGAATACCAGAATTACGAGCAGCTCACGAACCTGATGAATATTCAAGGCACATCGTCCTGGGTGCTGAATCCCTCCTCCCTGTTCTACAGCGAAGAGAGTATTAACGTTACCGGCTGCAATTACAGCATCAGCCTGATTAAGAAGCTCCCTACCACCAAGCTCCAGAAATACGGGCTCGCCATGGCCAATATTCCCGCCTGCAGTCTCCAGGATTTCATCAACTCCGATGTGCAGCCGCTGGACAGCATTATTATGCTGGACGAATCCGGTCGGATTCTGCTCCATCCTGATCGTAACCTGATCGGCCAGCCCGCCGAAGCAGGGGGATTCACGGGCTTCCAGCGGATTGCCGCAGCAGCCGAGCCCTCAGGGCAATTCAAAACCGAAATCAACAAAGAAGATTATTCCATAACCTATATGCGCTCCCCGCTCAACGGATGGATCTACCTGTCGGTAACTTCCATTGAGAGTCTGACCCGTGAATCCGGCAAAATCGGCACCTATACGGTAGTTGTCTGTACGTTCATGCTGCTGCTGTCTGTGCTGCTGGCGTGGCTGGGCTCCCGGCGTATGTACACTCCGATCGAACGGCTGCTGAATCAGATGGGACAGCGCCGTCCGGGCCTGCGGGCAAGGCATACGGATGAATTCCAGCTCATCGGCGAGCAGGTGCATTCCCTGTTCCAATCCAAATCACAGCTGGAGAAAGAGGTCAGCCAGTACATCGGGCAGGTGCGGACCTTCTTCCTGATTCAGGCCTTTCAGGGCAATCTGAGGAAACGTGAGCTGCTGGAGGAACTGGAGCAATACGGGTACCGCAAGCAGGTGGAGGAATGGAAGACGATGGCTGTCATTACGCTGAGCATCGACTTCTCCGAGGAGAGCAGCTATGAGAAAAAGGATCTCAATCTGCTGTTATTCGCGGCGCATAATATGACCCAGGAATTGGTATCGGAGGATAACAGGCTAACCCCTGTGATGATGGGGCATGCCCTGGCGACCGTAATTGGCAGCAGTGACGGCAATACGGAATCTTTTCACCGTACGCTCTATGCCTTGACGGAGAAGCTGCAGCAGGAGATTAATAATTACCTGAAGCTGCAGGTCAGCATCGGGCTTAGTCTGCCGTTCCACTCTTTTGATAAAATGTCCATTGCCTACAGGGAAGGCCTGGAAGCCTTGAAGCACCGGATCACGCTCGGCAAAGGCATCATCATCCAGTACGAGAACATTAACTCCGGCAAACATTATCTCAATCTGAACTACCCTACCCATACCGAAAATGACCTGATGGATGCCATCAAGCTGGCGGACTGCGATAAGGCGAAGGAATTGCTGCATAAGCTGTTCAAGTGTATATTCGCGCTGGGGCTCTCACCGCAGGAATACCAGATTCCGCTGACGCGGCTGCTGAACAATACGCTCATTATGATGCAGGAATCGGGGATTACGCTGAATCAGATCTATCATGCCAACGGTTCATTGTTCGAAGAGCTGACGGATCTGCATATTGTTGCGGAGATTGAAGACTGGTTCTGGACCATCGTCATCCAGCCGGTCATCGCCATCTTCCACAGCAGGCAGAATGCCCAGTATCATAACATCTCCGAGAAGCTGATCGACATCGTCCAGCATGAGTATGACAAGGATCTAACGCTGGAGGAATGTGCTTCCCGGCTGCATTATAACGCCAACTATATCAGCAGTGTGTTCCGTAAGGAGACCCAGTATTACTTCAGTGACTACCTTACAATGTACCGCTTCAAAATGGCGAAGAAATGGCTGGAGGAAACCGATATGCCGGTGAAGGATATCGCCTCACGACTCAGATACAACAATTCGCAGAACTTCATCCGCTCCTTCCGCAAGCAGGAGGGGATGACTCCCGGCCAATACCGCGACAACTTCAGCTCGAGGCCTAAGGCTGTGCCCGATGATTATTAA
- a CDS encoding DUF3153 domain-containing protein, whose product MKEQGLNGFKVKTILMMMMLVLLLTGCAQGTAHMTVKKNGSLDLAFSLLLDSRAEKLVSGKIEELLTTRLAAAGIELNKTASGKSTEYQFLKSYASIEELQSSGSSLDIVEAEVGQTDRWLYTRYDVVAQPKLNAYSDEIIDGIGSLSVPKSLVRLLMGTFSVDFKLTIPYDLYGPNNAAEQDGNTLTWHISLADSEPLRLAVYVPDIRNIAIAGGGLLLILGVLITFFIRSKKSRKPKSAPGGPAFNNHRAQP is encoded by the coding sequence TTGAAAGAACAGGGTTTGAACGGATTTAAAGTTAAGACTATACTAATGATGATGATGCTTGTGCTGCTGCTCACAGGCTGCGCGCAGGGAACGGCCCATATGACGGTGAAGAAGAACGGTTCTCTCGATCTGGCCTTCAGTCTGCTGCTGGATTCCCGGGCGGAGAAGCTGGTCAGCGGTAAAATAGAGGAGCTCCTGACCACAAGGCTCGCGGCCGCAGGGATTGAGCTGAACAAAACGGCAAGCGGTAAATCTACAGAATATCAGTTTCTGAAATCCTATGCTTCGATCGAGGAGCTGCAGTCCAGCGGCAGCAGTCTCGATATAGTGGAGGCGGAGGTCGGGCAGACGGACAGATGGCTGTATACCCGTTACGATGTAGTGGCCCAGCCTAAGCTGAACGCCTATTCGGATGAAATTATTGATGGCATCGGCAGCTTAAGCGTGCCTAAATCTCTTGTGCGGCTGCTGATGGGGACCTTCTCCGTGGATTTCAAATTAACGATTCCCTATGATCTGTACGGGCCTAATAATGCGGCGGAACAAGACGGCAATACCTTGACGTGGCATATTTCACTTGCGGATTCCGAGCCGCTGCGTCTGGCTGTATACGTGCCGGATATCAGGAATATTGCGATCGCTGGCGGCGGCCTCCTGCTGATTCTGGGCGTACTTATTACGTTCTTTATCCGGTCAAAAAAATCACGTAAGCCCAAATCCGCGCCTGGGGGCCCTGCCTTTAATAATCATCGGGCACAGCCTTAG
- a CDS encoding APC family permease has translation MKSSVKRFLIGRPLKSEQLGEQKLNKTKALAILSSDALSSVAYGPEQILLVLITISTAAFWYSIPIAAGVLVLLTALILSYRQIIFAYPQGGGAYMVSKENLGKYPGLVAGGSLLVDYILTVAVSVSAGTDAITSAFPSLHSYNVIIAIIFVLLITTLNLRGVTESASFLAYPVYLFVLALFIMIGLGLFNIVTGNVPAELHTSLGTPVAGVSLFLLLKAFSSGSSALTGVEAISNAIPNFKAPAPNNAAKTLASMGILLALLFSGIVFLAYYYGIAPREEVTVVSDIAEQVFGRNFMYFFVQGTTALILILAANTGYSAFPLLAVNLAKDKFIPRMFTVRGDRLGYSNGILSLGVLSIILIIAFKGRTEHLIPLYAVGVFIPFTLSQTGMMVKWIRQKPEGWLPKLIINTTGALISFIVTIMFFLTKFPQIWPVLVFLPLIILFFYRIHKHYESVADQLRITTCGEPPLAIEGNIIILPVAGITHVVENSLRYAKSLGAEQIIAVHIPFEREDDVIFEEKWKKFHPEVRLVTLYSPYRSIIHPLTKFIDTVQRKASESNYQVTVIVPQFIPKKGWHNILHNQSSLLIRAHLLYRRNVIITTVPYHLKK, from the coding sequence ATGAAGTCTTCGGTAAAAAGATTCCTGATTGGACGGCCGCTGAAGTCGGAGCAACTGGGTGAACAGAAATTAAACAAAACCAAAGCTCTTGCCATTCTATCCTCGGATGCCTTGTCTTCGGTTGCTTACGGTCCCGAGCAGATTCTGCTGGTTCTGATTACGATCAGTACAGCCGCATTCTGGTATTCGATTCCTATTGCAGCAGGAGTACTTGTACTGCTGACGGCGCTGATTCTCTCCTACAGGCAGATTATTTTTGCCTATCCCCAAGGCGGCGGAGCGTATATGGTATCCAAGGAGAACCTAGGCAAATATCCGGGGCTTGTGGCTGGCGGCTCCCTGCTGGTGGACTACATATTGACCGTGGCAGTAAGTGTATCGGCCGGAACGGATGCCATTACTTCTGCTTTTCCCAGTCTTCATTCTTATAATGTGATTATTGCCATCATCTTTGTTCTCCTGATTACGACACTGAATTTGCGGGGCGTTACGGAATCGGCCTCTTTCCTGGCTTATCCGGTCTATCTGTTCGTCCTAGCACTATTCATTATGATCGGGCTTGGCTTGTTCAACATTGTGACCGGCAATGTACCGGCTGAACTTCATACCTCCCTGGGTACGCCGGTGGCCGGAGTCAGCTTGTTCCTCCTCCTAAAGGCATTCTCTTCAGGGAGCTCCGCGCTGACAGGTGTGGAGGCCATATCGAATGCCATTCCTAACTTCAAGGCGCCGGCTCCGAACAATGCGGCCAAGACACTGGCTTCGATGGGCATACTTCTGGCGCTGTTATTCTCAGGGATTGTCTTCCTGGCTTATTATTACGGAATTGCTCCACGGGAAGAGGTTACGGTGGTTTCCGATATTGCCGAGCAGGTCTTCGGACGGAACTTCATGTATTTCTTCGTTCAGGGGACCACGGCACTCATTCTGATCCTGGCCGCCAATACCGGATATTCAGCGTTTCCGCTGCTGGCCGTGAATCTGGCCAAGGATAAATTCATTCCCCGGATGTTCACGGTCCGCGGCGACCGGCTGGGCTACTCTAACGGAATTCTCAGCCTCGGTGTCCTGTCGATTATTCTGATCATTGCTTTTAAGGGGCGGACCGAGCATCTGATTCCTCTGTATGCGGTAGGGGTGTTCATCCCCTTCACGCTCTCACAGACCGGCATGATGGTTAAATGGATCCGGCAGAAGCCGGAGGGCTGGCTGCCCAAGCTGATCATCAACACAACCGGGGCACTCATCAGCTTCATTGTTACTATTATGTTCTTCTTGACCAAATTCCCGCAAATCTGGCCGGTGCTGGTCTTCCTGCCGCTGATTATCCTGTTCTTCTACCGCATCCACAAGCATTATGAATCGGTGGCTGATCAGCTTCGGATTACAACCTGCGGTGAGCCACCGCTCGCAATTGAAGGGAATATCATTATTCTGCCGGTGGCCGGAATTACGCATGTAGTGGAGAATTCCCTGCGGTATGCCAAATCACTGGGCGCTGAACAGATTATTGCGGTACACATTCCGTTTGAACGGGAGGATGACGTGATATTCGAGGAGAAGTGGAAGAAATTCCATCCCGAGGTGCGGCTGGTGACGCTGTATTCGCCTTACCGCAGTATCATTCATCCGCTGACCAAGTTCATCGATACCGTCCAGCGCAAAGCAAGCGAATCGAATTATCAGGTTACTGTAATCGTTCCGCAATTCATTCCGAAGAAAGGCTGGCATAACATCCTGCATAACCAATCCAGCCTCCTGATCCGCGCGCACCTGCTGTACCGCAGAAATGTAATTATCACTACTGTGCCTTATCATTTGAAAAAATAA
- a CDS encoding efflux RND transporter permease subunit encodes MNSLWRFILRNRSSVIMLTLALVVSGVLSAFGIQQEKYPNVEMPALVIQVKHLNHSAEEIERDITMPVESTIGNLQPYDALTSQTSAGGVIIQASYEFGTDMNKLEQEVESAVAKLGLPEGASVAYKRISTDARPVYQVALASADAAGLQQQITASLLPELGRVDGVSSVDASGLSERQLVISVDEAKAAASGIILSDISTGLKQSEYILPLGTLAEQNGKAVVNLEGRVADLAALQNTPLPSKTTPGLRLRDIATITETELAANIARYNGQPAVLLDVYKTQDSNTAEVVDQVKEQLEAFHSTVSFESNTIVDQGADVTESVQSLLHEGAFGALFTIVVILLFLRNIRATLIAVISLPLSIMGTIIVLDSMGYSLNIMTMGGMAVAVGRIVDDSIVVIENIFRWLRKEPDKSRTEILVHAVKEVAGAVTASTVATVVVFVPLAFVKGIVGEFFRPFSLAVVVSILLSLLIAFVLIPVLAALLFKKLPEHSESTRLSKGYTRLLQQAVAHKAMVLLVALAMLAGSVFFASSISKSFLPSEASQALKIRLDLPVTASLEQTDAMARIVEEQLTKMEQVEYVQAFVGSSGNVQRLQQNKTGDYTAELQVGLSSESEMQSIREELEQSLPALVQTGYPAASVTIDELVKDGPPSGSNVEVILSGESMTDLLAASAQAYDMMEQKSDLKNQSTSAAQLQNEYTLTLKDTARQKGVSPGLIYQQVKDRLQPVSIGILNLEDQHYQTTLRYNQDVAGAEALMGIKVATASGPALLGDLAEAEVIEVPATIQHQNGKLAVKLTAMSSGEEIGTVTKELKGDMAALSLPDGVSWEVGGGQKLMQDGFKDLGTAMLLAVVLVFIVLFITFGGCITPVVILSSLLFVPFGSLGALYLAGESLSMSGMIGMLMLIGIVVTNAVVMLERIETNRRSGMAITEAVMEACVVRVRPIVMTALATVCALIPLALSQSGSGVISKGLAISVIGGLSTSTLLTLVFIPVVYSLLGKWRRL; translated from the coding sequence ATGAATAGCTTGTGGCGATTTATATTGAGAAACCGTTCTTCTGTAATTATGCTCACTCTGGCATTGGTCGTATCCGGTGTGTTGTCGGCCTTTGGCATACAGCAGGAGAAATATCCGAATGTGGAGATGCCAGCCCTTGTGATACAGGTCAAGCATCTTAATCATTCAGCAGAAGAAATAGAACGTGATATTACTATGCCTGTTGAGAGTACAATAGGAAATTTGCAGCCCTATGATGCCTTAACCAGCCAAACGTCTGCGGGCGGTGTCATTATTCAGGCTTCCTATGAATTTGGAACCGATATGAATAAGCTGGAGCAGGAGGTGGAAAGCGCCGTAGCGAAGCTGGGACTTCCTGAAGGTGCATCAGTGGCATACAAGCGGATATCCACTGATGCCAGACCGGTGTACCAGGTAGCACTGGCTTCTGCCGATGCTGCCGGACTGCAGCAGCAGATTACTGCTTCCCTTCTGCCGGAGCTTGGCCGGGTGGATGGGGTCAGTTCGGTGGATGCCAGCGGCTTGTCGGAACGGCAGCTTGTCATCAGCGTTGATGAAGCCAAGGCTGCCGCCAGCGGAATCATACTGTCCGATATCAGCACAGGATTGAAGCAGTCGGAATATATCCTGCCGCTGGGCACTCTTGCCGAGCAGAACGGCAAAGCTGTGGTGAATCTGGAGGGCCGGGTGGCGGATCTTGCTGCGCTGCAGAATACGCCGCTTCCCTCAAAAACTACACCGGGTCTGCGCCTGCGGGATATTGCCACAATTACCGAAACGGAGCTGGCGGCCAATATTGCCCGTTATAACGGGCAGCCTGCCGTACTGCTGGATGTATACAAAACCCAGGACAGCAATACAGCTGAAGTGGTGGATCAGGTGAAGGAGCAGCTGGAGGCGTTCCATAGCACAGTCTCCTTCGAATCCAATACGATCGTCGATCAGGGAGCGGATGTGACGGAATCGGTCCAATCCCTTCTGCATGAAGGCGCATTTGGTGCCCTGTTTACCATCGTGGTCATTCTCCTGTTCCTCCGCAATATCAGAGCGACGCTGATTGCGGTAATTTCCTTACCGCTGTCCATTATGGGGACAATTATCGTGCTGGACAGTATGGGCTATTCGCTTAATATTATGACGATGGGCGGTATGGCTGTGGCTGTCGGCCGTATTGTCGATGACAGCATAGTGGTCATAGAGAATATCTTCCGCTGGCTGCGCAAGGAACCGGACAAGAGCCGGACGGAGATTCTGGTGCATGCCGTCAAAGAGGTGGCCGGCGCGGTTACAGCCTCCACTGTAGCAACCGTTGTAGTATTTGTGCCGCTGGCTTTTGTGAAGGGTATTGTCGGGGAATTCTTCCGTCCCTTCTCTCTGGCTGTCGTTGTGTCCATTCTGCTGTCACTCCTGATTGCCTTCGTATTGATTCCTGTCCTGGCAGCGCTCCTGTTCAAGAAGCTGCCGGAGCACAGCGAATCCACCCGCCTCAGCAAAGGATATACCCGGCTCCTGCAGCAGGCGGTAGCTCACAAGGCAATGGTACTACTGGTAGCCTTGGCAATGCTCGCCGGTTCTGTCTTTTTTGCGTCGTCGATAAGCAAATCCTTTTTACCCTCTGAAGCTTCACAGGCACTTAAGATCCGGCTGGATCTCCCGGTGACTGCATCCCTGGAGCAGACTGATGCTATGGCCCGGATAGTGGAGGAGCAGTTAACGAAGATGGAGCAGGTGGAATACGTCCAGGCCTTCGTAGGCTCATCAGGAAATGTTCAAAGGCTGCAGCAAAATAAAACAGGAGATTATACCGCTGAATTACAAGTAGGACTTAGCAGTGAAAGTGAAATGCAGAGTATCCGTGAAGAACTGGAGCAGAGCCTTCCGGCACTGGTGCAAACCGGGTATCCCGCAGCCAGTGTAACCATAGATGAGCTTGTGAAGGATGGACCGCCTTCGGGCAGCAATGTGGAGGTGATTCTGTCCGGAGAGAGTATGACCGATCTGCTTGCTGCCTCGGCGCAGGCTTACGATATGATGGAGCAGAAGTCTGATTTGAAGAATCAGTCGACCTCGGCAGCGCAGCTTCAGAACGAGTATACATTGACACTTAAGGATACCGCCCGGCAAAAAGGTGTAAGTCCCGGGCTAATCTATCAGCAGGTCAAAGACCGGCTGCAGCCGGTATCCATAGGCATATTGAATCTGGAGGATCAGCATTATCAGACCACTCTTCGTTACAATCAGGATGTCGCGGGTGCTGAAGCGCTGATGGGTATAAAGGTTGCTACCGCGTCCGGTCCGGCGTTGCTGGGAGATCTTGCGGAGGCTGAGGTGATAGAGGTTCCTGCTACCATTCAGCATCAGAATGGTAAACTGGCTGTGAAGCTGACAGCCATGAGCAGCGGTGAGGAAATCGGAACTGTGACCAAGGAACTGAAAGGAGATATGGCAGCCCTGTCCCTGCCGGACGGCGTAAGCTGGGAAGTTGGAGGCGGCCAGAAGCTGATGCAGGACGGCTTCAAGGACCTGGGAACGGCAATGCTTCTTGCGGTTGTACTGGTATTTATAGTTCTGTTCATTACGTTCGGCGGATGTATCACTCCGGTGGTCATCCTGTCTTCGCTGCTGTTTGTTCCATTTGGCTCACTTGGTGCGCTGTATCTGGCCGGAGAATCTCTGTCCATGAGCGGAATGATCGGCATGCTCATGCTCATCGGGATTGTGGTTACCAATGCCGTAGTCATGCTGGAGAGAATTGAGACCAACCGCCGTTCAGGCATGGCGATTACTGAAGCTGTGATGGAAGCCTGCGTAGTTCGCGTTCGTCCGATCGTAATGACGGCACTGGCCACGGTGTGTGCCCTTATTCCGCTGGCCCTGTCCCAGTCAGGCTCAGGCGTAATCTCCAAAGGTCTGGCTATATCTGTGATCGGCGGGCTCAGTACCTCGACGCTGCTGACTCTGGTGTTCATTCCGGTAGTCTACAGTCTGCTAGGAAAGTGGCGGAGGTTGTAG
- a CDS encoding sensor histidine kinase, protein MIKTLYVRVIVTFIIVVAVSLSVAFVVSYNVNEDRIFHELEDDLIQSGKSMIELYKSNRTGDWNELLPQIYTMRSQGVLFGSDGSERFLGIAKAESFASPEDVEKVLNGGVHRFDFSKRGIQSTRTIGLPFEMNGHRYALFLKPLYKGALLRLKNSLILALALALFIGSMLYVIAIHWLVKPIKRLTVMTTRIAEGHFEERVPDKRQDEIGELARSFNRMSAELSQVEQLRKEFVSNVSHEIQSPLTSIKGFAAAIRDNRLPEEQNRRYLNIIEEESGRLAQLSSKLLHLSALESMQSPLNVREYELDQQIRKVFLSLQPQWLGKSLEINLSDLQPVRIAGDEHQLEQVWHNLLSNSVKYTPSGGEISVSAEEAAGQVTVVFRDNGQGISEEDLPRIFDRFYMGDKSRDRSVKSSGLGLSIVRKIVELHGGTIAVQSRSGEGTIVTVMLQQDILRTQ, encoded by the coding sequence ATGATTAAGACGCTATACGTCCGCGTAATCGTAACCTTTATCATTGTGGTGGCTGTGAGCCTGTCTGTGGCCTTTGTGGTCAGCTATAACGTGAATGAAGACCGGATATTTCATGAGCTGGAGGATGATCTGATCCAGTCCGGCAAATCCATGATTGAGCTGTATAAGTCCAACCGGACTGGTGACTGGAATGAACTGCTGCCGCAAATCTATACGATGCGCTCACAGGGTGTGCTTTTTGGGAGCGACGGGTCGGAGAGATTCCTGGGTATAGCCAAGGCGGAGAGCTTTGCCAGCCCGGAAGATGTGGAGAAGGTGCTGAACGGGGGCGTTCACCGGTTTGATTTCTCCAAACGGGGTATCCAGAGTACACGGACCATTGGGCTGCCTTTTGAAATGAACGGCCATAGATATGCCCTGTTTCTGAAACCCCTGTACAAAGGGGCGCTGCTGCGGCTTAAGAATTCACTTATTCTGGCGTTGGCCCTGGCGCTGTTCATCGGCAGCATGCTGTATGTAATTGCCATTCACTGGCTGGTGAAGCCTATTAAAAGGCTTACGGTAATGACTACACGCATTGCGGAGGGTCATTTCGAGGAGCGGGTGCCGGACAAGCGGCAGGACGAGATCGGGGAGCTGGCCCGGAGCTTCAACAGGATGAGCGCTGAGCTCAGCCAGGTGGAGCAGCTGCGCAAGGAGTTTGTCTCCAATGTATCCCATGAAATTCAGTCTCCGCTGACTTCAATCAAAGGCTTCGCGGCGGCCATCCGCGATAACCGGCTGCCTGAAGAGCAGAACCGCCGTTATTTGAATATTATTGAAGAGGAGAGCGGCAGGCTGGCCCAGTTAAGCAGCAAGCTGCTGCATCTGTCTGCACTAGAGAGTATGCAGAGTCCGCTGAATGTCCGGGAGTACGAGCTGGACCAGCAGATACGCAAGGTATTCCTTTCTTTGCAGCCCCAGTGGCTGGGCAAATCCCTGGAGATTAATCTGTCTGACCTGCAGCCCGTACGAATTGCTGGTGATGAGCATCAGCTGGAGCAGGTCTGGCATAATCTCCTGTCCAACAGCGTGAAATATACGCCGTCCGGCGGGGAGATATCCGTCAGCGCAGAGGAAGCGGCGGGACAAGTAACCGTAGTCTTCCGCGATAACGGACAGGGGATCAGTGAGGAGGATCTGCCCCGCATCTTTGACCGGTTCTACATGGGGGACAAGTCCAGAGACCGATCAGTGAAGAGCAGCGGGCTGGGATTGTCAATTGTACGCAAGATCGTGGAGCTGCATGGAGGCACCATTGCTGTTCAGAGCCGCTCAGGTGAAGGAACGATTGTGACAGTTATGCTGCAGCAGGACATTCTCAGGACACAATAG